The DNA window CGCTGTCGTTCCAGGGATTCCTGTATGCGCGGAAACAGCTCTATCATCAAGCGGTGGAAGCCTTTACGCGCGCTTGTAAACTGTGCGAGCCTGGAGCGGATCGAGACAAGCTGTACACCAATCTGGGCTACCTTTACCTGAAGCTGGACCAGCCGGAGCAAGCGGCAAACGCGCTAAACACGGTGGCTCATGCCTCGTTTAAGCCTATTATAGGTCTGGCTCAGGCATATTACCGATCCGGTCAGCTGCAGGAGTCCTATTCGATTTACAACTCGGTTCTGAGTAACGTTGTGGGCCATGATGACGACAAAGCGGCTACCATCCTAGTGGCCATGGCCTCCATGATCTATGCCTTCCAGGGCGAAGCAGACACCAAAACGCTGCTCTATCAGTGGTTTGTAGCGGAATTCTTGCTTTGTTGATTCcactttttttaatgatatacTTTTCCAAAGCGTCCTGCTGAAGGACGTTCCCATTCAGGCCTTGTACTCGGCCTTCGCCTTGGGCATACTTCATAAGGATAATGAGCTGAGCCGGACAATAATGACGGAGCTGAGTGCGTACGCTTTCAAGGAGGAGTACTGTGCCGATGTGTCTTATCTAACAGCGTACTATATCCTGATAAATGTGGGTTGGAAGGATCTAATGTGTTGGTTCTTAGATaatgataaatttattacTTTAGGAGGGTGTCCACAAGGCGTTGTGCTTCCTACAGACCCGCGTCCGCATGTTTCCCCATTCCGCGAGTCTTCGGAAGGTTTTGCTCAAGTTCCTTCTTGACTATTTCCATGAGGACCGAACCTACCAATTGCCCACAGCAAATATGGCTCTGATAGCTCTTACCCTGGGCCACACCAATCAGCTGAATGGGTAAGATGCAGGGGTTgctttaatatttgtattactttaactaattttgtttttagtatcTTGGCTAGCGAGGAGGCGCAGACGACCATATACGCCAGCCAGGCGGTGAGTCCAGTGGACAGGACCTGCTCTCTGAAGCTGGTGCAGCGCGCGATTCGGCTGAACCCAACGGACCAGCAAGCCAGGCAATTACTTGCTGCCATCACTGcccattaataataataccttataaaataaatgtaaagaTTTTCAAAATCCTTTATTTTTCCCGCCATAGCTGCCAGTGTTGGAAAACGGCAGCTTGCAATGAGACCGCACTGCTGGGCTGGCCTTAGTCAACGGTCACACTGCGTCGGGGGGTGAAACCAAGCCAAGTCCACGAAAAACGGAATAAAAAGCGTAAAATGTGTGTGAAATAGTGCAAGTGCAGGTGCAATAGCCAAGCAAGAGACCCCAAGTGACAATGTGCCGCAAAAATAGCCACAGATAGACCTCTAAGTCGCCGCGAGGGGCAGCCACTGCGCCCTGCATACCTGTGTATGAAAAACCTGCTGCCGCGGCCGTAATTACAGTTAGACACTAAAATAGCTGCACGGTCAGGTTGCGCGGTGATTTGGGGCACGCAGCTTGGCGCGGATAAGGGGACTAGGGATCGGCATCGGGCCTGCAGCCCACGCACGCTAGCCCAATTGCAATGGAAAACGAATCCGTCAAGTCGGAACACAGTGGACGCTCCAGACGCTCGCGGAatcacaacaacaacggcggaGGGGGAGGAGGTGgaagtggtggtggtggcggagGAGGCAGCGTAAACAACGGCTACCACAGGGAGCGGGATCGCTCCAGGCACTCGCATCGCAGCACACACTCCTCCAAGTCGGGCAAGGGATTCCAGCGGGGCGACATGGCACCGTACCAGACCAGCGTTAACATGACAGGTGAGTTGTAATGGCTTAGCTGCTCCAACACGATCATTAAACTCTATACCCATAACCAGGTGACGGCAGCCACGATGGCCAGGAGGTTATCGAGGTCCAGATCCTGCCGCAGGACGAGAACTGGGGCGAGAACACCACCGCCGTCACGGGCAACACCTCCGAGCAGAGCATCTCCATGGAGGACATCAACAACATGTGGCACCGCGAGAACGACAAGGGCTTCGGCTTCGCCTGCCGCCGCTACGTGGAGTCCAGCTTCTACTTTCTGCTGGGATGCGGCACCTTCTTCTCGCCTGTGGCCATGGTGGTGATGCCCTACGTGGGCTTCTTCCCGTCGGCTTTCGATCATCCGGAGCTGACGCAGACGGTACGCACCCAGCTGCTGGCCTGCAGCGAACAGTGCAAGGGACAATTGGTCTCGCTGGCCGCCCGCCTCTTGCTCCTGGCCATCGGTCTGTGGGCGGTCTTCATGCGACGCACTTCGGCCAGCATGCCAAGGATTTTCCTTTATCGAGCATTGGTGCTCCTGCTTGTGACTATCTGCACCTTCGCCTACTGGCTCTTTTACATCGTGCAGGTCACGAACGGTGCCAAGATCGTGGTGGAGACTGGCGGCGACGCCGTGGACTACAAGTCACTGGTGGGATATGCCACCAACTTCGTGGACACTCTGCTGTTCATCCACTATGTGGCCGTTGTCCTGCTGGAGCTGCGCCACCAGCAGCCCTGCTACTACGTCAAGATCATTCGCTCCCCGGACGGCGTTTCGCGCTCCTACATGCTGGGCCAACTGAGTATACAGCGTGCGGCAGTGTGGGTGCTGCAGCATTACTACGTGGACTTCCCGATATTTAACCCCTACCTGGAGCGCATCCCCATCTCGGTCTCCAAATCGCAGCGCAACAAGATATCGAACAGCTTCAAGTACTACGAGGTGGACGGCGTGAGTAATTCGCAGCAGCAAAGCCAGAGCAGGGCCGTTCTGGCGGCCAATGCCAGGAGGCGCGACTCCTCGCACAACGAACGATTCTACGAGGAGCACGAGTACGAGCGTCGTGTTAAGAAGCGGCGTGCCCGTCTCATCACCGCCGCCGAGGAGGCCTTCACCCACATCAAGCGAATTCATAACGAACCTGCTCCGGCACTGCCGCTCGATCCGCAGGAGGCTGCCTCGGCGGTCTTTCCCTCGATGGCCAGGGCTCTGCAGAAGTACTTGCGGGTAACGCGCCAGCAGCCGCGACACACCTTCGAGAGCATCCTGAAGCACCTGGCCCACTGCCTGAAGCACGATCTGTCGCCTCGCGCCTTTCTGGAACCCTATTTGACCGAGTCGCCAGTGATGCAGAGCGAGAAGGAGCGCCGCTGGGTGCAGTCGTGGTCTCTGATCTGCGACGAGATCGTTTCCCGGCCAATTGGCAACGAGTGCACGTTCCAGCTGATTCAGAACGATGTCTCGCTCATGGTCACCGTTCACAAGCTGCCGCACTTCAACCTGGCCGAGGAGGTTGTGGATCCCAAGAGCAACAAGTTTGTGCTGAAGCTGAACTCCGAGACATCCGTATGACACCACCACAACGCCCCGCCGATCATCACGCCCACGCACAGCAACCAGACGCAGTCGTCCTATCTGCATGTGTTCGTCTGATAATCCCACCTTTCTTATATTCCCAATCCTTTTTTAACAATAGTTTTTCAGACCAACTTAGCGGACTGTTGAAAAGAAATTCACTTTTACTTGCCAGAAACATCATTATAATCAATCAAATTAAgcaatcaaaattaattattaacgAAAATGCTCCTAAAAGAACAAAATGGCCGGCAGGTCGACCAAGTCCTTGAAAAGAAACACAAACATGTTGGAAGGTCGAAATCAAACTGacaaaaattcaaaacacGCCCTGTACTTATTTGTTCGTGTAACAAAAGATTAGATAGGAAGACGACGTACTTATCAGCCATGAACTTGAACTTATGACCCGAATATCAACAGCCAATGCTCAAAAGCCCAGTGTATCATCCTGAACCGACTCGAACATATCACACGACCCTTTGATAAGCAAACATGACTTACAAGTTCCCAAAGTATTAATTATAAGAATGATGGTTCGGCCTCCAGGCCGCGATCATAAGATATCAACTCTTCAATGCAGCTCTTTTATacacgttttttattttaggaaaTATGTTTAGTATAAAGTTGAGCTTACTCGTCGCGGAATATTGAATACCCAATATTTGTGACGTTTAAGCCCCGATCGCTAGCCTTAAGAAGGTGTGTGGAGTCAGCCCAGGCGAACCCATGGAATTTTATCTAAGACCCGGACTCGCGCCAAAAGTGGAGCAGTCGCCACTCTTGTCGCGACTCGATAGGATTTTACACACGCACATTTTAAGCCGAAACCGAGAGGTCCTAACTCATCTGCCACAAAGTTGAGAGACGGCAAAACTGTAACTCGAACGCAACTGATGACAAATACATACTTTAAGCGAAGACTGCCTGAATATGCATTTTATACACACAAATTGCCAACAGCCACTAGCAGGTGCATGCACTCACCTGTGCATAGCAaccacatacatatatacagaAACTCGTGTAtttttagaaacaaaattatagTGATAAGGGCCCGAATTCGTATTCGAACTTATGTACGTTCCAGTGAACCCAATCTAAGCATATATAGCATATATATACCTATTTACAAACTACTTAGAGAACTTTTGCTTGaggtttgatttattttcgtttctAGCTAAATGCCTTCTCTCGAAGCACTCCTTGTATTGCAAATCTCTAGCAACTACTTAAAGCAATTGGAAGGGCAAGACCGACCCCTAATCATACATACCATCTTTAAATTAACTCTCAAACTGTAACTGTTGTAACTATAATTAGCTTGTGAGACCACATGCCGTAAATAAATCGAACCCTCTTTTTTAACAGCTTTAAATAAGATATGTTTCTTATGCTCCGAAGGAAAGGAATTCATTCTTCGCATGCCAGGTAAACAATTTGATCTGCAAAACAATGCGTCAGCTTGGGACAAGCAACCGGAAACACCAAATTTCTTTAATCAGATCCGGATAGAATGCATTTAGCTCACAAAATAGTGCAATACAAATTGGTCATTTGGGTACAATATCTGTGGTCAAGGAGACTTGACTGTCGTTGATAACAGTACCAGtggatttggttttatttattgtaaaaatTTTCTAGCCAACCCGATGTAAAACTTTACCCAAACCCAAAAGATCCAGTGCAAAAGGTTTCTATATAAATCAGTTTTGGGGTTCCCATTTCTAAGGCCACAGATACGATAGGACGGCGCGAATTCTTGTGATCCTGGCAGACAGTCGTGGCCAACATTCAATGGCTTGTTATCGCCTCACTGACTGACCCACTTgactttttttgtttagaaTATTTCGTTTTGGgtaaacaattttaactacAAATAGGTGTTCAAGTATGTAGGTCTGCTGGGTTATAACAAGTCTGGATTATTTTGCAGGGCTCTTGTACAAATGCTCACGACAGGGAGAGATCGCTCCCCCTTATAGGACTATTTTCTGCCCAAAATGTAACTTCTCGAAAGTAGATACTCGATAGAACACATTTttcaacaaaacaaacaaacaaaatatacatctAGCGCTTGAAAACAACAACCCTTCATTATAAAAGCATTCAACCTTCTTACCAGCAACCGAAAATCCATCCAGAGCTTTATGTCTGCTCTacatgaatataaaaataaattcattcaTTCAGGTCTCATTAGGAACATAGCCTGATATTCCCCTATCAGCTTCAGATTAATAACCAGTTCCTATATTGATAAATAAGCCAGCTGGTTTACCATATTGCACTCAAGTATACTGTATGGGGACCAGATTTAATCTCTCATCAATCAGTTTAAATGCTCTCTATCGCTGCCACCACTCAAGTTTGTATGATAAGACTAATATTCGAGTGTGTAATTAAGTCGAGTGTGCTGAAACCTGGGTGGTCTCATTTTCACATCATTAAGATAAGGTTTGCTGATCTGACTTATGCAACACGCACGATTCAGGTGGTGCCTGGTGGCCCATAATGTTCGTCTTTATTTACATGCTTTCATAAATATTCGCCTAATGCAAGCGGATTACTAACATATCAAATATCCTTTAAAGACTAAAAGTCAACAGCTTGgcgctgctgttgctttttGGCTTGTGCGTCAGTGCTGTCAGTATAGaacttataatttttaccAGGTCAACAAGTTTTATGTGTGGTCAAATTCGCTAAGAGTTTCCCCCCGATGGGCATTCAGATTAGTCCTTCTTGCGCTGGAGCCCGTTCTTCTTTGGCTCGTAGAACTCCTCGACAATGGCCTCCACCATGGTGTTCATTGTGTTGGTCAGCTTCCCCCAGTTCTTTTCGTCCGGCTTGCCGCACATCTCGGCGTAGTACTTCATCTTGGGCTCCGTGCCGCTGGTGCGCAGCGTGACGACCAGGCCGTTCTTGAAGGTGAAGGTGATCATCTGGGAGCTGGAACTGGTCGGCAGGGTGGCCTTCTTGTCGCCGGTGCTGCTGTCGTAGCCTGTGGTCAGATCGCGAACGTGCTCGATCTCGTACTCGCCGTTCAGGATGCTCGTGGGATAGGTGTCCGCCTTGCCCTCGTCCCAGGTGCGGAGGCGCTCGAAGATCTGCGCGATCACCGGCGGGCAGCGACAGATGACATACGAGCAGATGGTCGCGTGGAACCCATATGTCTCGTAGATGTCGCGCAGCTTTTCCTGCAGCGTCATGCATTTCTTGCACCGCAGGTAGCAGGCCATGGTGGCCACATGGGCAGCTGCACTGACTCCATCCTTGTCGAGCACGGCAGTGCCGACCATGAAGCCAATGGCCTCCTCGAAGGCAAACAACACCGTCTTGccggcctgctgctgctcgatGGCCTTGTTGCCCATCCACTTGAAGCCCGTCAGGGTTTCAAAGAACTGGAAGCCTTCCCGCTCGGCCATGGCCCTCAGAATCTTCGAGCTCACCGTACTGGCTACCATCACGATGTTGCTCACATCGCAGTCGGGCTCGCGCATTTTGTGCAGCTCCAGAGCCCACCAGCCTAGAAGGGCGCCCACCTCGTTGCCGCTGAACAGCTTGTAGCTACCATCCTCGCGCACTTCGGCCACCGCCAGGCGATCGGCGTCCGGATCGTTGGCCAGAATGATCTGACTGCCATTGGCCTTCGCCGTTCTGATGGACAAGTCCAGCGAGGTCTTTCCCTCCTCCGGATTAGGCATGGGCGTGGTGGGGAACTCGGGGTCCGGCTCCTGCTGCTCGCACACCGAAATGAACGGCTTCAGATTGACGCGGGCGAAGGCCTGTTTCGCAAACTCATAGCCCACCCCGTGCATGGCCGTGTAGGTGAAGGAGATCGGGCACCTTCCGTTGACCTCCAGCAGGGTGCAAGGCAGGTTCTTCTTCAAGACATCGAAGTAGGGCGGCACCACAATGTCGTACGGATCCTCGAGCATGGTGTTGCCACACATCGCCGAGTCGTCCCACGAAGAAGCCTTCGGCTCGAGGTTGTTGAGGATTGCCTCCTGGATGCCCGCGTCGTGCGGCGGAATGATCTGGGCCCCGTTGCTCCAGTACACCTTGTAGCCGTTGTCCTCCTTGGGGTTGTGGGACGCCGTCACCATGACTCCGGCCAGGCACTGCAGCCTCAAGATGGCGTAGGGCACCATGGGCGTGGCCACGTAACGCTTGAACTGCCACACCTTAAAGTTGTTGTTGAGGAAGACAATGGCTGATAGCTCGGCGAAGCGGTGGCTGTTGTAGCGGGCGTCGTACCCGAAGACGATGCCCCGCTCCGACCAGTCCTCCGGATTCGGGTACTGCTCCTTGATGTACTCGCACAAGCCCTGCGCCGTCCTATCAACAGATTCAGTTAATCCCCTCTTGAAAATCAGATAAGATAGGTTAAACTTACTGGATAACCACTAGCTCGTTCATGGAGTCGAAGCCTGCCCGCATGGTGGCCCGTAATCCTGCCGTGCCGAAGGCGATCCGGGTGCACAGCCTCTTGCGCAGCGTGTCCCAGTCCTTCGCCCGGACGGCGTCCATGATTTGGCAGGCGGTGCTGGGGCATTTGTCCCACCGAATCCATGTGCGGATCTGGTTGTCCAGCTCCGGATCGCCCGATAGGGCCATGTTCTTGATCTCGCACAGCATCTGTCCCGTGGGTTGACACATGGTGGGGGGCTGAGTGCTTCTGACCGAATGCCCGCAGTGCGGAAAATCTGTATAATTTCAAGTTCAATTTAGAATGCCGAACGGGGGCGGAGAAAAGGCAGCACTCGCTTCCTGACAGTGATGTCACAGCCCGGCAATAAAGAAAAGCACACTGAGCTGCTGCCGTTGGGAGCGGTACTCGACGATCGACTGGAGGGTTGTGTTTGAGCAGTTTGTTTTTATAGACTAAGCTGATACGGCGGCCACATACACACAATCGatctgccacgcccccttttccaCGCAAATTGTTTGACCCGGGATTCTTCGGTACCGCGAGGGGATGGCTAGAGATGGCAGCGTGACTGGGCGAAAGCGCGTTAGTGATGGGATACTTTTGTTAGTATTTTTACTTCGAAGCCATATGGGTATCATAAGGGTATTCCCGCTCAGCTGCTTCATAAAATCACAAGGTTCTTTAATTGCAACTGTTGAAGTGCAGAAACCAATATTGCAAtcatgttttataaaaaagcaATGGCGTACTTTTCACAGATGTTTGGACAACTAATAGAGAACATTGAGAATATAactaattaatataatatattttaagaacatCCAGCCGATATGTGCCCAGTTCGGTGTTAGCCAACACTGTCACCTAGGCCATCTCTAGTGGAGTTTTTGCGCTGGCCGGACGCGGTacgaaaagaaaataaacctttttattaactttcgtaaagcaaacaaacaaaatggcCGATGTGCTGGACATTGACAATGCGGAGGAGTTCGAGGTGGACGAGGACGGCGACCGTAAGTAGCCGCAGCGAACTTTCTTTCCCGCCGTTCTCATGCTTTCTCATTTTTCTCCCACGCCGACCGTGC is part of the Drosophila biarmipes strain raj3 chromosome 2R, RU_DBia_V1.1, whole genome shotgun sequence genome and encodes:
- the LOC108036602 gene encoding vang-like protein 1, translating into MENESVKSEHSGRSRRSRNHNNNGGGGGGGSGGGGGGGSVNNGYHRERDRSRHSHRSTHSSKSGKGFQRGDMAPYQTSVNMTGDGSHDGQEVIEVQILPQDENWGENTTAVTGNTSEQSISMEDINNMWHRENDKGFGFACRRYVESSFYFLLGCGTFFSPVAMVVMPYVGFFPSAFDHPELTQTVRTQLLACSEQCKGQLVSLAARLLLLAIGLWAVFMRRTSASMPRIFLYRALVLLLVTICTFAYWLFYIVQVTNGAKIVVETGGDAVDYKSLVGYATNFVDTLLFIHYVAVVLLELRHQQPCYYVKIIRSPDGVSRSYMLGQLSIQRAAVWVLQHYYVDFPIFNPYLERIPISVSKSQRNKISNSFKYYEVDGVSNSQQQSQSRAVLAANARRRDSSHNERFYEEHEYERRVKKRRARLITAAEEAFTHIKRIHNEPAPALPLDPQEAASAVFPSMARALQKYLRVTRQQPRHTFESILKHLAHCLKHDLSPRAFLEPYLTESPVMQSEKERRWVQSWSLICDEIVSRPIGNECTFQLIQNDVSLMVTVHKLPHFNLAEEVVDPKSNKFVLKLNSETSV
- the LOC108036619 gene encoding glucose 1,6-bisphosphate synthase, yielding MCQPTGQMLCEIKNMALSGDPELDNQIRTWIRWDKCPSTACQIMDAVRAKDWDTLRKRLCTRIAFGTAGLRATMRAGFDSMNELVVIQTAQGLCEYIKEQYPNPEDWSERGIVFGYDARYNSHRFAELSAIVFLNNNFKVWQFKRYVATPMVPYAILRLQCLAGVMVTASHNPKEDNGYKVYWSNGAQIIPPHDAGIQEAILNNLEPKASSWDDSAMCGNTMLEDPYDIVVPPYFDVLKKNLPCTLLEVNGRCPISFTYTAMHGVGYEFAKQAFARVNLKPFISVCEQQEPDPEFPTTPMPNPEEGKTSLDLSIRTAKANGSQIILANDPDADRLAVAEVREDGSYKLFSGNEVGALLGWWALELHKMREPDCDVSNIVMVASTVSSKILRAMAEREGFQFFETLTGFKWMGNKAIEQQQAGKTVLFAFEEAIGFMVGTAVLDKDGVSAAAHVATMACYLRCKKCMTLQEKLRDIYETYGFHATICSYVICRCPPVIAQIFERLRTWDEGKADTYPTSILNGEYEIEHVRDLTTGYDSSTGDKKATLPTSSSSQMITFTFKNGLVVTLRTSGTEPKMKYYAEMCGKPDEKNWGKLTNTMNTMVEAIVEEFYEPKKNGLQRKKD